aaaatttaaccacTAGTCCGTTGGAGGAAATCATAAGTCCTTCGCAGGAAGGTTGGGTGGGATCTTTCCTCCCCTTAGCAGCGGCTATCGGTCCCATAGGCGGGGGAGTATTAGCAGATAAAATCGGAAGGAAAAAATCTCTGTTGATCGCCAATATACCTTTTTTCGTAGCGTTTCTCGTAAATTTCTTCGCGAATTCGATCTATCATTTCTTTTTATCGAGATTTCTATGCGGTCTGGGCATAGGGATTATATTTACCGCTCTACCGATGTATATGGGGGAAATAGCCGACGACGAAGTCAGAGGCGCCCTGGGATCGTTCATGCAACTATTCATCGTGATAGGATTATGTTTTTCTTACATACTAGGGCCTTACGTGCCGATGAAAACGTTCAATTTGATTCTACTGACACCCCCGGTGGTATTTTCGATTTTGTTCGGCGGTTTTGTACCGGACAGTCCGTACTATTTGATCCAAAGCGGTCGTATCGACGAAGCTTTGAAGGCTCTGATCAAATTTAGAGGTTGTAGTAGAGCTTCGGCGCAAAAAGAATTGGAAATTATGCGGACCCAAATCGAGGAAGATTCGAAAAGTAAAGGGAATTTCGCGGAAACTTTCAAGATTGTATTAGGTTCGAGAGGTTTGAAAATGGCGTTGTTTATATCGCTGAATTTGGTTACTTGGCAACAATTGTCCGGTATTAACATCGTTTTGTTTTATACCCAGAGCATTTTCACCGACGCCGGAGCGTCTTTGGCTCCGGAAATTTGTACTATAATCACGGGGGTAGTTCAAATAGTAGCCAGCGGCGCTACGCCTTTACTAGTCGAACGTTGGGGCAAGAGATTCCTCTTAATGCTATCCGCCATCGGTATGGGTCTATCTCAAGGcgtattatcatattttttctatatgaaAGAGGATCAATCGAAAGATGTATCCGATATTGGTTGGGTACCGATCGTGAGTCTGGTGGTTTTCATTATCACTTATTGTCTAGGTTTCGGACCGCTAGCTTGGGCTGTTTTGGGCGAACTATTTCCTGGTAACGTTAAATCGGTAGCGTCTTCGGCTACCGCCTCGTTTTGTTGGATCCTCGGGTTTTTTATTACGAATTATTTCGGCGCTTTAACGTCTCTAGTAGGAAAATCGGGTTCGTTCGGTTTATTTACAATTTGTTGCTTCATTTCGGCCGGTttcgtttataaatttttaccGGAAACGACTGGGAAAAGTTTGATCGAAATCCAGGCTCTTTTAAGCGgggaaaattgaaatatatcctcgattaaataaaatattataaaaaaaaatttagtacgcCTCTGGAATTTCTATCTACAATAGACAGTTGGCTACGTCGCATAATCAAGGTCGACTAATATATCGGAAATGACGTATACTCCCGCTTCGATGTGAATCGGCCGACTAACTGTCAGCGACTGCTGCACAATTATGTTGGTAACTACATTAAATACCGATGTGTTACTGCTCTCTGGCGGTCAGGATCGGTACTATACGTTATAGGGAATGTATATATtctttattgaattaaaagtgAGGGAAAGAGAAAGTTTTACCATAGGCGTGCTAtacgaaaattattttgtgggggatttgattagattttctttgaaaatcacaaagttttatggaaaattacaagagaaaaataagttttagaattaatttatctatggtattaaattaatatgtttttaaatcaaatactcaaatatataaattcatgaaattttcgaCAATCATCCGGAAAAGCACTAATGTTTCgaaaaaatggttaaaattttta
The sequence above is drawn from the Diorhabda carinulata isolate Delta chromosome 6, icDioCari1.1, whole genome shotgun sequence genome and encodes:
- the LOC130895362 gene encoding facilitated trehalose transporter Tret1-like, translated to MENKQELGYKKVPILEEGVIETSTLPSIEKPFVTITTTGDTNRTFLYIAACTVNIVSFICGTSLGWTSPEIPLLKNLTTSPLEEIISPSQEGWVGSFLPLAAAIGPIGGGVLADKIGRKKSLLIANIPFFVAFLVNFFANSIYHFFLSRFLCGLGIGIIFTALPMYMGEIADDEVRGALGSFMQLFIVIGLCFSYILGPYVPMKTFNLILLTPPVVFSILFGGFVPDSPYYLIQSGRIDEALKALIKFRGCSRASAQKELEIMRTQIEEDSKSKGNFAETFKIVLGSRGLKMALFISLNLVTWQQLSGINIVLFYTQSIFTDAGASLAPEICTIITGVVQIVASGATPLLVERWGKRFLLMLSAIGMGLSQGVLSYFFYMKEDQSKDVSDIGWVPIVSLVVFIITYCLGFGPLAWAVLGELFPGNVKSVASSATASFCWILGFFITNYFGALTSLVGKSGSFGLFTICCFISAGFVYKFLPETTGKSLIEIQALLSGEN